One region of Mesomycoplasma ovipneumoniae genomic DNA includes:
- a CDS encoding putative immunoglobulin-blocking virulence protein, translating into MTFLTKRGKIVLLVATPIIIIPVASALNQYLTSLNFPAFENTYSNSSPSTIAKNEVDNDLKFNSPVTNAIFKEKEEQKPNQTQKIEDTKQPIIIKNTEKVEEKKPEIAAPQQAPTLKPKFAPQSATSGPNLIVGTELSRLTQLALQRKASGISAEIKKLETRIVNIEAQVKEINRFYDEEYNKRNGDDAPGSRRSWEEGRRLSLYSCEPSIDCPAIRLEQNKAELERLRREAANPKPLTAEEIKLLKQGLLPDADNPYAWGYDDEAKNPTLNRLKAENLSRVFNTPSYYSRVSSSISSLEYTGWTKTDVSKDFQNIFTENGVTSNSIQIYQYTPNEQNEDRANRSPIKAIVLNADDSNAFDKFQKIMNQAIQQDNKIQAVVLKNVGSLNSLQNIDPILKAIPDSVIKLTLFLNNPAATRGLRGLENVKLKELELYSDSNAVSQHWSINPNALKNVDFISFDYQSQFHVTRNAGEKLPSSIIFNTLRFDKGDDVAKINEGLEIVFNSKINQRVFQGNFGGKGGWPTFLDFSDTNIKTLKGIWFDELNRVYNINVENWPEPFAKENFEGGRTLKFKRMIFQADLVGGADAYVVDISDFDGAQFSQRLAFGDPPPPPTEIQFRRNGQEIYGIPLYLKGQNLTGDAKSQLESFIRAANANGQRRITQIYVESDGLKSQLGGQIGNVLIQTKIANQNSQQEGASDEIEV; encoded by the coding sequence ATGACTTTTTTGACCAAAAGAGGCAAAATTGTTCTTTTGGTTGCTACGCCTATAATTATTATTCCGGTCGCTAGTGCTCTTAATCAATATTTAACATCGCTGAATTTTCCAGCTTTTGAAAACACATATTCAAACTCAAGCCCATCAACAATTGCCAAAAACGAAGTTGATAATGATCTAAAATTCAATTCACCAGTTACAAATGCAATTTTTAAGGAAAAAGAAGAGCAAAAACCTAACCAGACTCAAAAAATTGAAGATACAAAGCAACCAATTATAATAAAAAACACCGAAAAAGTTGAAGAAAAAAAGCCAGAAATTGCCGCTCCACAACAAGCGCCAACTTTAAAACCAAAATTTGCACCTCAAAGTGCAACTTCGGGTCCAAATTTAATAGTTGGTACTGAATTAAGTCGGCTAACTCAGCTTGCTTTACAACGAAAAGCATCTGGAATTAGCGCTGAAATTAAAAAACTCGAAACACGTATTGTTAATATTGAAGCACAAGTAAAAGAAATAAATCGCTTTTATGACGAAGAATATAATAAAAGAAATGGTGATGACGCCCCAGGTTCGCGAAGAAGTTGAGAAGAAGGGCGTCGACTTAGTTTGTATTCTTGCGAACCTTCAATTGATTGTCCAGCAATTCGGCTTGAGCAAAATAAAGCTGAATTAGAGCGTCTAAGACGCGAAGCAGCTAATCCAAAACCCTTAACAGCCGAGGAAATTAAACTTTTAAAACAAGGTTTATTACCTGATGCTGACAATCCTTATGCTTGAGGTTATGATGATGAAGCTAAAAATCCAACACTAAATCGACTAAAAGCTGAAAATCTTAGCCGAGTTTTTAACACTCCAAGTTATTATTCTCGAGTTTCAAGTTCAATTTCGAGCCTTGAATATACCGGTTGGACAAAAACTGATGTTTCAAAAGATTTTCAAAATATTTTTACAGAAAACGGTGTCACAAGCAATTCAATCCAAATTTACCAGTACACTCCAAATGAACAAAACGAAGACCGTGCTAACCGAAGTCCAATAAAAGCAATTGTTCTAAATGCAGATGATTCTAATGCTTTTGATAAATTTCAAAAAATTATGAACCAAGCAATCCAGCAAGATAATAAAATTCAAGCTGTTGTTCTTAAAAATGTTGGGTCGCTTAATTCATTACAAAATATTGATCCAATTCTAAAAGCAATTCCTGATTCAGTTATCAAATTGACTTTATTTTTAAATAATCCAGCTGCAACTCGCGGATTAAGAGGGCTTGAAAATGTCAAATTAAAAGAATTAGAACTCTATTCAGATTCAAATGCCGTTTCACAACATTGATCAATTAATCCAAATGCATTGAAAAACGTTGATTTTATTAGTTTTGACTATCAAAGTCAGTTTCACGTTACAAGAAATGCGGGCGAAAAACTTCCTTCTTCAATAATTTTTAACACACTTCGGTTTGACAAAGGCGATGATGTTGCTAAAATTAACGAAGGTCTTGAAATTGTTTTTAATTCCAAAATTAACCAACGTGTTTTTCAAGGTAATTTTGGCGGCAAAGGCGGTTGACCGACTTTTTTAGATTTTTCTGATACTAATATCAAAACTCTAAAAGGAATTTGGTTTGACGAACTTAACCGTGTTTATAATATAAATGTTGAAAACTGACCTGAACCTTTTGCAAAAGAAAATTTTGAAGGTGGTCGAACCTTAAAATTCAAGCGAATGATTTTTCAAGCCGACCTTGTTGGTGGCGCAGATGCTTATGTTGTTGATATTTCCGATTTTGATGGCGCCCAATTTAGCCAGCGGTTAGCTTTTGGCGATCCGCCTCCGCCACCAACTGAAATTCAATTTAGGCGAAATGGTCAGGAAATTTACGGAATTCCTCTTTATTTAAAAGGTCAAAATTTAACTGGTGATGCAAAAAGCCAACTTGAGTCATTCATTAGGGCGGCAAATGCCAATGGCCAAAGACGAATTACACAAATTTATGTCGAAAGTGATGGGCTAAAATCACAACTTGGTGGACAAATTGGAAATGTTTTAATCCAAACTAAAATTGCTAACCAAAACAGTCAACAAGAAGGAGCTAGCGATGAAATTGAGGTCTAA
- the pepF gene encoding oligoendopeptidase F has product MQFKKYSEIPEKHRFDLEVLLEGKTIEENFAEIVQISQKLIQTKDQQFDNVENFLHFKKLEEDFGIKYNKIYNYISNNISTNVVSPVFSQLNEKFSFLMSEFEAKLGSLDVIFYKNEEKILSWINDERVKPYLKDLNYRLDNKKHKLDDQVEEYLTKTSFGEVSVYKIFSILSNSETKFADIIDEKGDKLPLNSTNYFNYLKTGSPHVRQLAYQNYYSAYLEHKNTFANLFYQHIKSASVDAKTRNYDSLIQACLSSDRFLEDNLQNLFNNVAAAFPIFDKFFHAQKQFYKAKFGTKMNHWDRLVPLVEIKDNYSVEDAQEIVLKSLEPMGQEYVEIVKNSFSDRWIDYHYVPSKRSGAYSIGGSYGLEKKYILMNFDFTINSVHTLAHELGHSLHSYYSDLHQNYHNSSYPIFLAEIASIFNELMVDDYLLKNQDDDNLKFDIVLQKISTFISTVQRQVIWADYEAVLYKKMDSGELTGSYDDFVEIYRQIIKKYKPNDDEIDEKSFIYSVIVPHYYYGYYVYKYAIGYLAANVFFQKYKKEGKTAIKNYIENFLSKGGSDWPSEILKEAGVDLSDPEMYRQAFSLLESQVDEYIRLGKKIFNIDF; this is encoded by the coding sequence ATGCAATTTAAAAAATATTCAGAAATTCCCGAAAAGCACCGTTTTGATCTAGAAGTCTTACTTGAAGGAAAAACAATTGAGGAGAATTTTGCCGAAATAGTCCAAATTTCGCAAAAATTAATTCAAACAAAGGATCAACAATTTGACAATGTTGAAAATTTTCTTCATTTTAAAAAACTTGAAGAAGACTTTGGGATCAAATACAACAAAATTTATAATTACATTTCAAACAACATAAGCACAAATGTTGTTAGCCCTGTTTTTAGCCAACTTAATGAAAAATTTTCTTTCTTAATGTCAGAATTTGAGGCTAAATTAGGTTCACTTGATGTTATTTTTTATAAAAATGAAGAAAAAATTCTCAGCTGAATAAATGATGAACGCGTAAAACCTTATTTAAAAGATTTAAATTATCGACTTGATAATAAAAAACACAAACTTGATGATCAGGTTGAAGAATATCTTACAAAAACATCTTTTGGTGAAGTTTCAGTTTATAAAATTTTTTCAATTCTTTCAAATTCAGAAACTAAATTTGCTGATATTATCGACGAAAAAGGCGATAAATTACCACTTAATTCGACAAATTATTTTAATTATTTAAAAACCGGAAGCCCTCATGTTCGTCAGTTAGCCTATCAAAATTATTATTCAGCTTATTTGGAACATAAAAATACTTTTGCAAATTTATTTTATCAACATATTAAATCTGCCTCAGTTGATGCAAAGACAAGAAATTATGATTCATTAATTCAAGCTTGCTTGTCTTCTGATCGGTTTTTAGAAGATAATTTGCAAAACTTATTTAATAATGTTGCTGCAGCATTTCCAATTTTTGATAAATTTTTTCATGCCCAAAAACAATTTTATAAAGCAAAATTTGGAACAAAAATGAATCATTGAGACCGTTTAGTTCCACTTGTTGAGATTAAAGATAATTATTCTGTCGAAGATGCCCAAGAAATTGTCCTTAAATCTTTAGAACCAATGGGTCAAGAATATGTAGAAATTGTAAAAAACTCTTTTTCAGATCGTTGAATTGACTATCACTACGTGCCTTCTAAGCGTTCTGGGGCATATTCAATTGGTGGATCTTACGGTCTTGAAAAAAAATATATTCTTATGAACTTTGATTTTACAATTAATTCAGTTCATACTTTAGCTCACGAATTAGGACACTCACTTCATTCTTATTATTCTGATTTACACCAAAATTATCACAACAGTTCATACCCAATTTTTCTTGCCGAAATAGCTTCAATCTTTAACGAATTAATGGTTGATGATTATCTTTTGAAAAATCAAGATGATGATAACCTCAAATTTGATATTGTTTTACAAAAAATTTCAACCTTTATTTCTACAGTTCAGCGCCAAGTTATTTGAGCTGATTATGAGGCTGTTTTATATAAAAAAATGGACAGTGGCGAACTAACTGGATCATATGATGATTTTGTTGAAATTTACCGTCAAATAATTAAAAAATATAAACCAAATGATGATGAAATTGACGAAAAATCCTTTATTTATAGCGTAATTGTTCCTCATTATTATTATGGATATTATGTTTATAAATATGCAATTGGTTATCTTGCTGCTAATGTTTTCTTCCAAAAATACAAAAAAGAAGGAAAAACAGCAATAAAAAATTACATCGAAAATTTCCTTTCAAAAGGTGGTTCTGACTGGCCAAGCGAAATTCTCAAAGAAGCTGGAGTTGATCTTAGTGATCCAGAAATGTACCGTCAAGCCTTTTCACTTCTTGAAAGTCAAGTTGATGAGTATATTCGTCTAGGTAAAAAAATATTTAATATTGATTTTTAG
- a CDS encoding helix-turn-helix domain-containing protein: protein MEKRKFKHFSFEDLVKIEFLLQNNKSIRYIAKQLNVSPSTVSREIKRNLNEYGIYEANLAIRKRQKRYYHRYYFKFVELGKYEEFSRIFVLKYDKKVHGVKPTYFYIAENYPNIERPSLKTVFNWIKTNKWVIVETTNSENITKKAEKELEMPCKD from the coding sequence ATGGAAAAAAGAAAATTTAAACATTTTAGTTTCGAAGATTTAGTAAAAATTGAGTTTTTATTGCAGAACAACAAAAGTATTAGATATATTGCTAAGCAGCTTAATGTTTCACCCTCAACTGTCTCAAGAGAAATTAAAAGAAATCTAAATGAATATGGAATTTATGAAGCTAATTTAGCAATAAGAAAAAGACAAAAAAGATATTATCATAGGTATTATTTCAAATTTGTTGAGTTAGGGAAATATGAGGAATTCAGCAGAATTTTTGTACTAAAATATGACAAAAAAGTCCATGGAGTTAAGCCGACATATTTTTATATAGCAGAAAATTACCCGAACATCGAAAGACCGTCTTTGAAGACTGTTTTTAATTGAATCAAAACTAATAAATGGGTAATAGTTGAAACGACAAACTCAGAAAATATTACAAAAAAAGCGGAAAAAGAACTAGAAATGCCATGCAAAGATTAG
- the mip gene encoding Ig-specific serine endopeptidase MIP — MKLRSKILFLLPTILPIITISCANINSDLKSISDVEKSLTDLKNKFDSPQNNSSENINNLLTKINEEIQNLKKILNSDKLGKFNQESEKILSKLSTFSDDDLQNQDKKAEFQKTFSELVSLVQNQKDTPNPQNPSPSPAPGPNPNPIPDPNPGTNPNPGPIPNPNQPRPEPVSPEKTASLAPGGQTFSIWRDNKRIVEDQYKYDDPKKELEYHRSLNNIPSQSGFTTASVLKPFPESFNLPSSTVLEKLNQQAKDANQPYYQNAQLRGFSLPEIGTDGEIKGILINNFVQPPAVPAYWGNEKLTGGSNRNGLPRVLPNDTYRKIAKNSFSFGIRNGRQRDPNDNIVNPDAVKRVIRSDMSFGTAAILDFEKTENGSYPLKWFFITNAHVAASLRLANDTPSDKTQVWGRDESNYSEEFRQYNTWTITLTKLKNTTPIHSKLPTSIGEGFATYYDSEEVRVKELEGTLYNNGRDGQYERDSLLVNETPKKPLNVRTIVIGTNALKSSPKDFSSQKVYQNIEEVLDFAVVEVNFDNETQARKMTQDYYNEAQQQNHYQGREENFLDPKVYEKIPPIDFYGFGWPSTQNESQRTLDRYENPTDFANRRFQVSPWFNKPEALYFNNNPEDNRWKNGGEFAWTRSYRSFVNLPGITDYFITNPTLTSSYFEVYHAPNEKGEISSPYLISGQGFLIDNFASGGGVSGTSIRDSNEKIYGLQFASDNAASAAFVLALRSYGYDYKGYYGKYNLPSYDIIYGSKNQFKSYFDAMLQLYGDKSDKKLKTNLFPEGFSESTRKDVFASKSDVVNLPEEIQKRTYSRVVSKINEDN, encoded by the coding sequence ATGAAATTGAGGTCTAAAATTTTATTTTTATTGCCAACCATTTTGCCAATTATCACTATTTCATGTGCTAATATTAATTCTGATTTAAAAAGTATTAGTGATGTTGAAAAATCTTTAACTGATCTAAAAAATAAATTTGACTCACCGCAAAATAATAGTTCAGAAAACATAAATAATTTACTTACAAAAATTAACGAAGAAATTCAGAATTTAAAAAAAATTTTAAATTCTGATAAACTAGGTAAATTCAACCAAGAATCAGAAAAAATCCTATCAAAACTAAGCACTTTTTCTGATGATGACTTACAAAATCAAGACAAAAAAGCAGAATTTCAAAAGACTTTTTCCGAACTTGTTAGTCTAGTTCAAAATCAAAAAGACACTCCAAATCCTCAAAATCCAAGCCCAAGTCCAGCTCCAGGCCCTAATCCTAATCCAATTCCTGATCCAAATCCAGGCACTAATCCTAATCCAGGTCCTATTCCAAACCCAAATCAGCCTCGACCTGAGCCAGTTTCACCTGAAAAAACTGCATCTTTAGCACCTGGAGGCCAAACTTTTTCAATCTGAAGAGATAACAAACGTATTGTTGAAGACCAATATAAATATGATGACCCTAAAAAAGAACTAGAATACCATCGAAGTTTGAACAATATTCCTAGTCAAAGTGGATTTACTACCGCAAGTGTTTTAAAACCTTTTCCTGAAAGTTTTAATCTTCCAAGTTCAACTGTCCTTGAAAAATTAAACCAACAAGCAAAAGACGCTAATCAACCTTATTATCAAAATGCGCAATTACGTGGTTTTTCTCTACCTGAAATTGGGACTGATGGTGAGATCAAAGGTATTTTAATTAATAATTTTGTACAACCTCCAGCAGTTCCGGCTTATTGGGGTAATGAAAAACTAACTGGTGGATCAAATCGCAACGGTTTACCGCGAGTTTTACCAAATGATACTTATCGAAAAATAGCCAAAAATTCGTTTTCTTTTGGAATAAGAAACGGTCGACAACGCGATCCTAATGACAATATTGTAAATCCTGATGCAGTAAAAAGGGTAATTCGTTCAGATATGTCATTTGGAACAGCGGCAATTCTTGACTTTGAAAAAACAGAAAATGGTTCTTATCCTCTAAAGTGATTTTTCATAACAAATGCTCACGTTGCCGCAAGTTTGCGACTTGCAAATGACACCCCAAGTGACAAAACTCAAGTCTGAGGCCGTGATGAGTCAAATTATAGTGAGGAATTTCGCCAATACAATACTTGAACAATTACTCTAACTAAACTAAAAAATACAACACCAATTCATTCAAAATTGCCAACATCAATTGGCGAAGGATTTGCGACTTATTATGACAGTGAAGAAGTTCGCGTTAAAGAATTAGAGGGAACTTTATATAATAACGGTCGGGACGGCCAATATGAACGTGACTCACTACTTGTCAACGAAACACCAAAAAAACCTTTAAATGTACGTACAATTGTAATTGGAACAAACGCGCTAAAGTCTTCGCCAAAAGACTTTTCTTCACAAAAGGTGTACCAAAATATTGAAGAAGTTCTTGATTTTGCCGTTGTTGAAGTTAATTTTGACAATGAAACTCAAGCAAGAAAAATGACTCAAGACTATTATAATGAAGCCCAGCAACAAAATCATTATCAAGGCCGTGAAGAAAACTTCCTTGACCCTAAAGTTTATGAAAAAATTCCGCCAATTGATTTTTATGGTTTTGGTTGGCCTTCAACACAAAATGAAAGTCAAAGAACGCTTGATCGTTATGAAAATCCAACCGATTTTGCCAACAGACGCTTCCAAGTTTCACCTTGATTTAATAAACCTGAAGCTCTTTATTTTAATAATAATCCAGAAGATAATCGCTGAAAAAATGGTGGCGAATTTGCATGAACTCGCTCTTACCGTTCTTTTGTAAATTTACCCGGAATAACTGACTATTTTATTACAAATCCAACACTTACAAGTTCATATTTTGAAGTTTATCACGCGCCTAATGAAAAAGGTGAAATTTCAAGTCCTTATTTGATTTCAGGTCAAGGCTTTTTAATTGATAATTTTGCCTCTGGTGGCGGAGTTAGTGGAACTTCAATTCGTGATAGCAATGAAAAAATTTACGGACTCCAATTCGCTTCTGATAATGCTGCCTCAGCGGCTTTTGTTCTAGCTTTACGTTCTTATGGATATGACTATAAAGGTTATTATGGAAAATATAATTTACCTTCTTATGATATAATTTATGGCTCAAAAAACCAATTTAAATCCTATTTTGATGCAATGTTACAACTTTATGGCGATAAATCTGACAAAAAATTAAAAACTAACTTATTTCCAGAAGGCTTTAGTGAATCAACACGAAAAGACGTTTTTGCCTCAAAGTCTGATGTTGTTAATTTGCCAGAAGAGATTCAAAAACGTACATATTCACGTGTTGTATCAAAAATTAACGAGGACAACTAA
- a CDS encoding IS1634 family transposase has translation MKKQNLVLFNVWGNSKDKLYKYVGWTQGYGKAPKRWFSLGNVQNLEKINPNAIQIIKEKLKLFSNLDDMNKVKIALLDSIKNSTIIEGSVFVGGELIEKLIEKHNIFESLPKSRHKNMKEIFNYLISKRITDPGSIINAFDKKDDYSNQINTSKNSFYRLLDLVFESQNQLLNSVNKMVTSELGKRDSEFYFDSSTVYFETFERNGLRIPGYSKDAKFKEDQIVIGLACDKNGIPFHIKVFKGNTGDSSTLIPFILDVESKYNIKNMTIIADRGMSTAANIRFLESRNYNFIISYRAKVGTQKFKNYLLDPSDYVDVSADFKYKKEEFYSSYKNKRYTENIRRRIITYSKKRAIKDRKAREEQIESFIKKQNKDGFIEVNKLFGKKPKYFKEISNMKFELDQSKIDKDKQFDGYYVYETNILNSNVLDIVEKYQKQWNIEANFRSLKGLLNIRPVFLRIDEHILAHTLLCFISLVILKTIIFKINKHISDNKLFENNQLTEVGLVTMLQKLRQRVEFNTLDQQITFKNRDGVPSDPNIWNRYDFYFNILINR, from the coding sequence ATGAAAAAACAAAATTTGGTTTTATTTAATGTTTGAGGAAACTCGAAAGATAAACTATATAAATATGTTGGCTGAACACAAGGTTACGGTAAAGCTCCAAAACGGTGATTTAGTTTAGGAAATGTGCAAAATTTGGAAAAAATTAATCCAAATGCTATTCAAATTATCAAAGAAAAGTTGAAATTGTTTTCAAATTTAGATGACATGAATAAAGTCAAGATTGCTTTGCTTGATTCTATTAAAAATTCCACCATAATCGAAGGTTCGGTTTTTGTTGGTGGGGAATTAATTGAAAAACTTATTGAAAAGCACAATATTTTTGAATCACTTCCTAAAAGTAGACATAAAAATATGAAAGAAATTTTTAACTACTTAATTTCAAAACGGATCACTGATCCTGGTAGCATTATTAATGCTTTTGATAAAAAAGATGACTACTCAAATCAAATAAATACTTCCAAAAATAGCTTTTATAGACTCCTAGATCTTGTCTTTGAGTCACAAAATCAACTTTTAAATAGTGTCAACAAAATGGTAACAAGTGAACTTGGAAAAAGGGACAGTGAATTTTATTTTGACTCATCAACAGTCTATTTTGAGACATTTGAAAGAAATGGATTAAGAATTCCTGGTTATTCTAAAGATGCTAAATTCAAAGAAGACCAAATTGTCATTGGCTTAGCGTGTGATAAAAATGGTATTCCTTTTCATATTAAAGTTTTTAAAGGAAATACCGGTGATTCTAGTACATTAATCCCTTTTATTTTAGATGTTGAATCCAAATATAATATCAAAAATATGACAATAATTGCTGACCGTGGGATGTCAACTGCGGCAAATATTCGGTTTCTTGAATCAAGAAACTATAATTTCATTATTTCTTATCGTGCAAAGGTAGGAACTCAAAAATTTAAAAATTATTTACTAGATCCAAGCGATTATGTTGATGTAAGTGCGGATTTTAAGTATAAAAAAGAAGAATTTTATTCATCTTATAAGAATAAAAGGTACACCGAAAATATCAGAAGAAGAATTATTACTTACAGTAAAAAAAGAGCGATAAAAGACAGAAAAGCTCGTGAAGAGCAAATCGAAAGTTTTATTAAAAAACAAAATAAAGACGGTTTTATCGAGGTAAACAAATTGTTTGGTAAAAAACCTAAATATTTTAAGGAAATTTCAAACATGAAATTTGAATTAGATCAAAGTAAAATTGACAAAGACAAACAATTTGATGGCTACTATGTTTATGAAACAAATATACTGAATTCGAATGTCTTAGATATAGTTGAAAAATACCAAAAACAGTGGAATATTGAAGCTAATTTTAGAAGTCTAAAAGGTTTGTTGAATATTCGGCCCGTATTTTTAAGAATTGACGAGCACATTCTAGCTCATACACTTTTGTGTTTTATCTCACTAGTTATTTTAAAAACTATAATATTTAAAATCAACAAACATATTAGTGACAACAAGTTATTTGAAAACAATCAATTAACTGAAGTTGGTTTAGTAACGATGTTGCAAAAATTAAGGCAAAGGGTTGAATTTAACACTTTAGATCAGCAAATAACATTTAAAAATCGAGATGGTGTCCCTAGTGATCCGAATATTTGAAATAGGTACGATTTTTACTTTAATATCTTAATAAATAGGTAA
- a CDS encoding DnaD domain protein has product MHSYFVISNSDFDQNDLNNLLYFYFPVVKFQGYLLFQYFLTIKNTNEPINFDFLDKIYSISLDNFNKTREILECLNLIQTFYDSQKEKYLIEIKKPLNSEQIDKNPYLKPLITEKITDKRYLSLISKFKNNFEKFEFRQIETDKFHNLSKKFYEIFGQNNQNISTIFSCVKNIDKNEAKKELNFEKYHLFLTGNSMRPRLRNALLKYVEERSFSNWAINNVIEYCFKVGNQVKFNYIKKILDNLWDDQIISGSDVELELEEIFRTKINNKNKFESAKTKKIIDLESSAKKISKTKSPKKSKVETPEMINTISWFIDENEIN; this is encoded by the coding sequence ATGCATTCCTACTTTGTAATTTCAAATTCTGATTTTGATCAAAATGATTTAAATAATTTGTTATATTTTTATTTTCCCGTTGTTAAATTTCAAGGTTATCTTTTGTTCCAATATTTTTTAACTATCAAAAACACAAACGAGCCAATTAACTTTGATTTTTTGGACAAAATTTACAGTATTAGCCTTGATAATTTTAATAAAACTCGTGAAATTTTGGAATGTTTAAATTTAATTCAAACCTTTTATGATTCACAAAAAGAAAAATATTTAATTGAAATAAAAAAACCTTTAAATTCTGAGCAAATTGACAAAAATCCTTATTTAAAACCACTAATCACTGAAAAAATTACTGATAAAAGATACTTAAGTTTAATATCAAAATTTAAAAATAATTTTGAAAAATTTGAGTTTAGACAAATTGAGACTGATAAATTCCATAATCTTTCAAAAAAATTTTATGAAATTTTTGGACAGAATAACCAAAACATTTCAACTATTTTTAGTTGTGTTAAAAATATCGACAAAAATGAAGCAAAAAAAGAGTTAAACTTTGAAAAATACCACTTATTTTTAACTGGAAATTCAATGAGACCGCGACTTCGAAATGCATTATTGAAATATGTCGAAGAAAGAAGTTTTTCTAATTGAGCGATTAATAATGTTATTGAATATTGTTTTAAAGTTGGCAATCAAGTAAAATTTAATTATATTAAAAAGATTCTTGATAATTTGTGAGATGATCAAATTATTAGTGGTTCTGATGTTGAACTTGAACTTGAAGAGATTTTTAGAACAAAAATAAATAATAAAAATAAATTTGAAAGTGCAAAAACTAAAAAAATAATTGACCTTGAATCAAGTGCTAAAAAAATCTCTAAAACAAAAAGTCCTAAAAAATCAAAAGTTGAAACACCTGAAATGATAAATACAATTTCCTGATTTATTGATGAAAATGAAATTAATTAA
- a CDS encoding HAD-IIB family hydrolase → MFYKIAFIDLDGTLLDIGKGKNAQISDTNLHSVRKLAKECKIVISTGRKFSTDIVNIGKKISANFYVCQNGAEIYDQNLNLIFESTINQNIVEQILSFAKKWNVSISFDSKIVFSTPKSFLYLFSKLFSNLQVKNINKIDLPKSVKKILLFSPNIFKISKFRKFLEEFFSEKIQIYTIEKGFVIEITDFNASKGQAAVFISKVANISLNYSFHIGDSENDISTKNIVQTLILMKNSPRKLKKHAHIIGYKRKFGVAKALENFIFNPKSIAIVGFYASGKTTFLKAVEKFGYSILYTDEFYFNCFSENKPCFEIVKKFKPDFIHNNVLDKNKLRDFMVESQQNRDFIEQKIYPILEEHLRNNYYHFVEIPNLWTKNADFQAFFWKTVWISASRKQLLLNIKAKKVKKEVWQKNQALNGNKIKFYNVKISNSRWKRPSFFPKFFTKIFK, encoded by the coding sequence ATGTTTTATAAAATTGCTTTTATCGATCTTGATGGTACCCTTTTAGACATTGGAAAGGGGAAAAACGCCCAAATTTCAGATACAAATTTGCATTCAGTAAGAAAATTAGCAAAAGAATGTAAAATTGTAATTTCAACAGGAAGAAAATTTTCGACTGATATTGTTAATATTGGTAAAAAAATTTCTGCAAATTTTTATGTTTGTCAAAATGGCGCCGAAATTTATGACCAAAATTTAAATTTAATCTTTGAATCCACCATTAATCAAAATATTGTAGAACAAATTCTCTCTTTTGCAAAAAAATGAAATGTTTCAATTTCATTTGATTCAAAAATTGTTTTTTCTACTCCAAAAAGTTTTTTGTATCTTTTTTCAAAACTTTTTTCAAATCTTCAAGTAAAAAACATTAACAAAATTGACTTACCAAAAAGTGTCAAAAAAATTTTGCTTTTTTCACCTAATATTTTTAAAATAAGTAAATTTAGAAAATTTCTTGAGGAATTTTTTTCTGAAAAAATTCAAATTTATACTATTGAAAAAGGATTTGTTATTGAAATTACCGATTTTAATGCCTCAAAAGGTCAAGCCGCCGTTTTTATCTCAAAAGTTGCTAATATCTCATTAAATTATTCATTTCATATTGGCGATTCTGAAAATGACATTTCAACAAAAAATATTGTCCAAACGTTAATTTTGATGAAAAATTCGCCCAGAAAACTAAAAAAACATGCTCATATTATCGGCTATAAAAGAAAATTCGGGGTAGCAAAAGCGCTTGAAAATTTCATTTTCAACCCAAAATCTATCGCAATAGTTGGGTTTTACGCAAGTGGGAAAACAACTTTTTTAAAAGCAGTTGAAAAATTTGGATATTCTATTTTGTATACAGATGAATTTTATTTTAATTGTTTTTCAGAAAATAAGCCATGTTTTGAAATAGTTAAAAAGTTTAAACCTGATTTTATTCATAATAATGTCCTAGATAAAAATAAACTTCGCGATTTTATGGTTGAAAGCCAACAAAATCGTGATTTTATTGAACAGAAAATCTATCCAATTTTAGAAGAGCATTTAAGAAACAATTATTACCATTTTGTCGAAATACCTAATTTATGGACAAAAAATGCCGATTTTCAGGCATTTTTTTGAAAAACAGTCTGAATTAGCGCATCAAGGAAACAATTACTTTTAAACATTAAAGCCAAAAAGGTCAAAAAAGAAGTTTGACAAAAAAACCAGGCATTAAATGGCAATAAAATAAAATTTTATAATGTCAAAATCTCAAATTCAAGGTGAAAAAGACCATCATTTTTCCCAAAATTTTTCACAAAAATTTTTAAATAG